Within Fusarium keratoplasticum isolate Fu6.1 chromosome 8, whole genome shotgun sequence, the genomic segment GTCTTGACCGTTTGAACCAAGACGGAGAGCGAGTGCATGAAGCTATCAATCAATAGAGCAAAAAGGATCTTTGACTTTTGACGCAGCCGTCACCCCGGAGCTTATTTAAGTCAGCCTTGTGTGAAGATTTGGTGTGTGGAAGCGTGTACAAGTCGCGTGGTGAAGCTCCTATCGTATCGGGGTCATCTGCGCGGTGGGAGTCTCACATGACCACACCCAGACACTATCGGGTGTCTTGCTGATGGAGGCGCAGGGGTTCATCTGCCTAGATGAGACCCTTTAGAAGCACAAAGTCTCAGTTGAGAGCGCGTTTGCCTGATGGAATTATGGAGAAGACGCGTCCTGAGAGCTTTTCGCATGATGAGTAGGGCGCTCATGGGATCTGAGCTGACATCTCGGCGGGATAGCACGGAAAGACACAAAAGAGGCGAAACTCCCAAGTTTCACAGAGTCGATTTCGGTCTTGTTTTTATTCATCTGTGTATTTTATCAATAAATTGCGTATTAGTCACTCTCTAAGGGAAAAATTACGCAAGTTTTCAACATGTCGCGGCACCGTCCGGCTTCGGAGCCCCGACACCGGTCCCGCCGGCGGTCCTCGGAGCGGGGCATCCCCGGCGCCGAGAAATTCCAATCACGGCCTTACCTCCTTGAGTGGAACGGGCAAAACTGTCGACAAAAAGGTATTCTCGATGCGGAGGATTTGAGGGAAGAGATGGCAACGGCGGAGCGGCcgggatggaggaggatggtggtTATGAGGGGCGAGTGTGATTTGGGTGttgtgttggagatggagatggagaagactGGGAGGGGATGGACGTGGGAGTTTGCTGAGACGGAGAGGGGAAGACGAAGGGgtggaagggaagaagaagacgatgatggaggaaTGGATAGCGAAGGTATTCGCATCTGTCGGGCGTCGCTCACGATCAAGAATCGGCTGCCTATACTCTTACTCGACGGCCTTCCCCTCCGAATACCCCCACGTCCTTCGAGACCTTCTCAATATACTAGACCACCAAGCACGACACGCCCAGAGTCCATATCGCAAGGAAAACGCCCACCACAGAGATCCGAACTCGAGGACGCTCTCTGGCAAGCCCTGGTTGACACACGGAGTCTTGAAGATCTCGTAGCAGAGATTGTATACGACTCTTGGCTCGAGAAACTCGACTCTTTGCCTCCTTTGGGATCTGATACTGTGGATGTTCAGTGGACGATTGCCAGAGCCCTCGAGACCAACGCAGATTCAACAAGGGCTATGGAGCGTCGAGGAGAGTTTAGCACTGTCACGTCTGCAGACTGGACATATCTCTCTGAACGTCTTCAAAGACGTCTTCAACTCTCTGCCACTATTGCGTTGAGTATACAGTCCCAGGAAGCACACGATGAGCCCAAGGACACAAACTCCCGGAGTCTCGATCGCATAGCTTACCTGGGAggtcttctcctccctctgACGGTCGTATCGGGAATTCTCTCCATTGAAGGAACCTACGGTCCTGAAGGATCTGCATTCTGGGTGTTTTGGCTCGCATCTGGCTTATCTTCCATCGTTGCTCTCCTTGTCATCTACGCAGACCACCTTCGAACACTCGACGTATGGATGGAAGTCGCAGCAGGAGAAGTCCTCGAAGGTCTAGATCTAGACCACCACAACAGCGAGAACCGCTTCCAAGCGAATCGATATACGAGTTATAGCCGTCAACCACGTCGACGACAGTATCGCACCAGCGGTGGAGATCCAGAGCGCGGAGAGGCGAGGTTGACAACTGCTTCTGACGGAGGCGTGTATGTCGTACAGCATCGCGGTGATGGAACGAGGAGCAAGGCGTGGAGGAAGGGAGAGTTGGGATGGCTTGGTGctgtgaagaagatgagtGGGTGGTATCGTTGGAGGGGAGCTCAGGGGATCGAGTTTCGGATGCCAGtgtgggaggagaaggtgaagGACTTGatttggtgatgatgttaGCTGCTATATACCCAGAACGAGAATATGTAGAATGATGTAAGAGTTTGTAGCGCATCACAATTAGATGGATAGATCAGATAGTCATCCTTCGCGAGAAGAGTGCCTATATTTGTCATGGCTAGATTATTACGCCCCCCTTGCAACTATTACTCAAGGCATCAAAATTTTCTTTTTCGTCAATACAGCAGTTCATGCCACCGTCCCATATAACTCAACTCGTACAAGAAGCCAGCCAGGCCCATCAAAACAAGCTTACACGCGATCCACGCTCGACCTCCGACCTCCAAGGCCAATCTTTTCCTttccgtccatccatggccgcAGACACTCTGGCACCGCGAcagtcttggcctcctcgtcccaTCCGTTCTCGAGGATGGCTGCCAGTACACGCGGCACGGCGAGGGCGGTGCCGTTGGTGGTCCAGGGGAAGGAGAGTCTGCCATCGACGCGGGTTCGTGTGCCGAGACGGCGAGTCTGGTAGTCGGTGCACATGCTCGCCGACGTCACCTCGCCCCAGTTTCCCTTGCGGCTGGGGAAGAAGGCTTCCATGTCGATCTTGCGGGTGGCTGACGCCCCCAGGTCGTGAGCCGGCATGGAGAGGATGCGGCAGTAGAGACCCAACGATGAGAGGATCTCGGTCTGCATGTCGAGCATCTCGTCAAAGAGGTCCTGGGcgacatcctcatccgcaGCTGTCCATGCAAACATCTCAACCTTGGTGAATTCGTGAACGCGGTACAAGCCCTTGGTGTCAGCGCCACGGGCACCAGCCTCGGCCCGATAGCATCGAGAGACGGCGACACGCTTGAGGGGTAGGTCCTCCGGGTCGATAGTGGTGTTGGCCTTCATTCCAGCAAGGGCAATCTCAGATGTTCCGGTGAGGCACATTTCAGGGACACCGCGCTCGATATCGTCGGCTGACTGGGAGATGGTGTAGACTTGTTGCTCGCCGTTCTGGTCGCGAGGCTGGAAACCGCAGGCGGCGCCAATGTGGCTGTAAACCATGCTTGGAGGCGATACTTGTGTCCAGCCGTGACGGGTTGCGACGGCGAGAGCGTACTGAACCAAGGCCTGCTCTAGTTGAGCGGCCTCACCAAGGAGATAGTACCATCCCCATCCAGAAGCAGTGGCAGCTCCAGCAAAGTCAAAGATGCCGAGTTCAGAGCCAATGTGAACGTGAGACCGCCAGATCTTATCCTCGGGGGATTCCTGGAAAATAGGAGGATCATTGATGTAGCTGAGCACCTCAGGCTGGTCACCCTTGGGGGTATCTTGGTGAGTGAGGTTGGGGAGTTCCAGcgccagctcctccatcttggcgaccGCCTGCGACTCGCCCTTTTCAATCATAGAAAGCTGTTGCTTGAGGTTCcgagcctcctcctggatCTGCTCGCGGGTCAATTGCTTCAcctccttgagatcctcatcgtcgctgctggtgGCCGGGTTCGCGAGCTGGCGCCTCAGCAGATTAGATCGCTCACGAAGGGCACGACCCTGCCGCTGGAGATCCTGCCATTTGGCGTGCAGCTCAAGAATCTGAGCTGGGTTCTGAGCCTGGCGACGGTAATTCCTCTCGACGCATGTCTGTTGATACAGGTCCGGGTGCTGGCGGATGTCCTTGATGTCGACGATGGGCTTCGGAGCCGAGGGCGGCCTCTTGACGTCGGCGAAGCGGCGGACCAGGGCCGGGTAAGTCCTCGCCTGAAGGTTGCGACACGTCAAGCGTGTCAATGTCCTGTTCATGATGGGCTTGGCCTCAATGCTCAATGAGATTCGAAGCTTGACGTAGTCTAGAGGTAGGTAGTTGCGGCTCCCGCCGAAGCTTTGGCGGGTGACATGCGACGATGGGGCTCGGGTTATTGCATAAGCCGAGCCCGGCGCCGATCCGACCCCGACtatcgtcaaggccaagcctcGGAGATCATGAAGTTTTGAGAATTGGTGAGCCAATCTTGTCGGGCTaaagagatgagatgaggtAAATTAAATTCAATCTTGTTTGCTAATGGGGTATATTGGTCCGTCCTCAATGGTTGATGCTTCTAGTAAATCTCTCAATTTCTCAACTCATGACCTTGCACACCACGCTTCATCCAAGTTCATTGATAATAGTGCTCATTTCATGTCATGACATCTCAGCTTCCACATCTAAAGTTCTAAACACCAATGCTTTCTCACAAGAATCCCCATGTCCCCAATGTCCAATTGCCGTGGTGTCCTCCAGCGCCTCGAGAGTAACCGCCAGCCTGCATGCTTTGTCGTTGTTGTGCCTTGAGGTCCACCTCTGTTGGGCGAGAGGCTCCTTGTACACCTTGTTGCAGCCATATCTCGCGATCGATGATGGCTATTGATGGCACCTTGAGCTGGCAGAGAAGACTACCTCCGATCCATGGTCCAAGAGAATGAAGCACTCGGATCTGGCCTTTCATCTGCGGTGCCGTCTCTCGCTGTCGTGCAACCTTGGCACCAATTGGATCCCACTCAGGCTTGATATCAGCAGCGGTCTTGACAGGCTTTTCCACCTCTTCCCCGGACtgcgatggtgatgaggatccGTCACTGGGGGATGAACTGCTGGATTGTCGGTTGAGTCTGACAGTGCTTCGACGCTGATCCACGACCTTGCCAAAGACAGGTTCCCAGCCTCTCTTATCAACGATAGCTGACAGGTCATCAATAATTCGTTGTTTAAGGCCTAGGATATTCGAGCAGCCTCCCGTAAACATGATCCGTGACATGCAGATTGCCCTTACATCCATCGGAAGCTGCAGAAGATGGCGGTATATGAGCAAGTGTACTGGCAGGTCGTGATCATCGAAGGTTGCCCGGTTCGCCGAGGGGTCGAAAAAGGCGTCATCGCAAATCTCGGCCAGCTTTTCAAAAGGGACTTCGATCGTTGTGGGCTGGGCACCAGTGGTGATGGGTATTTGGGCAACTCCAGTGGGAACACCAGCCTGTGCCGACTCGGCCTCGAGTTCTTCTTGCTCGTCGACTGTTTCTAATTGCGTCGACTGTCTCTGAGATGACCTGAATTCGGAGGACTTGCACCATATCAAGCGGCACATAATATCCTCGCACTCCTCAAACGTGATGGACCtttgcttcttgtcgtcatGCTCTCCTGGGAGTAATGGCTGGATAGCTTCGTAGAGTGAGTCGAGGAGCGTCCTTCCTCCTCGAATAGTTCGTGTGCTCTTTACTTCTCGGTATTCGTAAATACTGGTAACAACCGTCTCGGACCATCCCAAGTTGATGACCAATGCAGATCGGACGCCAGCGGCGACTGTGGACATGACTGGACTTGACATGAGAGAAATAGTAGGAGCCTGGAAGCGGTTGAACATGGTGTCCAGTACAGCTGTTAATAGTGGCACCGGAACAGCGGAATCCAAAACTAGGCCCAGCCTTCTAGGCCGAGAGTCGATAAGAAGGTATCTAGACTTTGAGTGAGTGAGGACCAACTAAAGTTTGATGAAGAAATACCTGGTGAATGCATCTCGCACTACACGCTCCAGCTTGTCCTGAAAAAGGCCAACATCAATTTCTCGCAGATCAAACCGCCAAAACTCATGCTCCTTAGACCATTCCAACCCAGGTGGCCGTCTCGGTTGCTCCCAACCCCGATAGTCGCCAGCACGGCGTTGATCTTCAGGACTGCATTGGAGCGTGGCCTTGGGAGAGGCGTCGCCGGCGAAGCCCACCCGAATGTGGCGTGACCCCAGCTCAATCACGATGACATCGTCATCAGCTCGTATGGTGGACGGTGAGCCGTAGGTGGAAGTGATGGAGCGGTTTGGGGTGTGTGGAGTGGAGGGGCCTGACCCCTGAGGAGGACCTCCTCGGATGCTGGCCACGCTGCGATGAGCAAGCGTAGGACCTGCCCCCGAGGCCATGGTAGCAAGAGTATGTTACCAGGCTGTCCTCTTTGACTCTGGGCGTGTTTttctcgaggttgatggtgatgcgaTGCTCTTTGTTGGGTACAGCTTTGTGCAAGATGCTGGTTGGTGGGTGCCTGTAGCTGTAGAGCCTGGGTGTTGAAGTCGGTGTCGGCGTTTGAGAGGCCGATGCGCCgataagaaagaaaacacGCCGTCTTGGTAACCGCAGCGACGTGGGGCTGCGCTGCGCCGTGAATCTTCACCTACATCATCGACCTCGAATACCGTGAGCAGATCGCTTCGGGGGCTTTCTGTGAGCCAGATGGGAATCAAGGGGTAAATATTGTCTTGTCTCAAGTCAGATATACCTTGCTGACTCTTGTAGCATCTACCAGGAGATCGGCGAGGGCAGACGAGTCGCCCTTGCAAAGCTTGCCGCCGATTCTCTGGTCAACGAGGGCCGGCCCTTTCGAATCGCAATTGACATTGCTATTTGGCAGTTCCAGAGCCAGGTAGCCCAGGGTATTTCACTCCCACAACAATATTACAATATGCCTCTCTAACAGCGCTACAGGTGGCACCAACCCTGCGATTCGAACCCTCTTCTACCGTCTCGTTCGACTTCTGGCAGCGCCCATCAAGCCTGTATTTGTGTTCGACGGCCCCTACAAGCCCAAAATAAAGCGAAACAAGCGATCCGGTCGAGGCGATGCTTTATCGAATGCGCAAGCAAAACGATTAATCCATCTGTTGGGGTTCCCTACTCATGATGCGCcgggagaagcagaggcagagTGCGCTCTGCTGCAACAACACGGCATCGTCGACGCCGTCATGagcgaggatgtcgacacTCTCATGTTTGGATGCACAAAAATGCTACGACAATGGTCCCCGCAGTCAAAGCGCCAAACGTGCCCAACACATGTGTCGCTCAtcgacaaagaagagatgCGCCTGGTTGATCAAGGCCTTGACCGAGAGGGCATGGTCCTTGTCGCCCTGATGAGCGGAGGTGACTATGATCCTGTTGGAATCGCAGGATGCGGACCCAAAGTTGctgtcgaggctgccaagggagGGTTCGGCAAGTCTCTTTGTCGCTTGAAAGCTTCAGACGAGGAAGGGATCCAGGCTTGGAAGAAATCGCTGGTACACGAGCTCCGTACCAACGAAAGCCACTTCTTCAAAAGACGAAATAAGGCCTTGGTTATCCCAGACACCTTTCCCGACTTCAAGATTCTGCGTTACTATACACACCCTGTTGTTTCACCAGAGTCGAGCTTAGACGAAATCCGCGACAAGATCTACCAAGAGCGAGAGATTCAAATCGAG encodes:
- a CDS encoding Serine--tRNA ligase — protein: MNRTLTRLTCRNLQARTYPALVRRFADVKRPPSAPKPIVDIKDIRQHPDLYQQTCVERNYRRQAQNPAQILELHAKWQDLQRQGRALRERSNLLRRQLANPATSSDDEDLKEVKQLTREQIQEEARNLKQQLSMIEKGESQAVAKMEELALELPNLTHQDTPKGDQPEVLSYINDPPIFQESPEDKIWRSHVHIGSELGIFDFAGAATASGWGWYYLLGEAAQLEQALVQYALAVATRHGWTQVSPPSMVYSHIGAACGFQPRDQNGEQQVYTISQSADDIERGVPEMCLTGTSEIALAGMKANTTIDPEDLPLKRVAVSRCYRAEAGARGADTKGLYRVHEFTKVEMFAWTAADEDVAQDLFDEMLDMQTEILSSLGLYCRILSMPAHDLGASATRKIDMEAFFPSRKGNWGEVTSASMCTDYQTRRLGTRTRVDGRLSFPWTTNGTALAVPRVLAAILENGWDEEAKTVAVPECLRPWMDGKEKIGLGGRRSSVDRV